In one Bosea sp. RAC05 genomic region, the following are encoded:
- a CDS encoding arylsulfatase B — translation MICSPLRLACLALALLAPIAAHAQTARKPHILYIIADDLGFADVGFRSPEIATPTIDQLAREGAELQQFYVQPMCTPTRAALMTGRYPMRYGLQSFVILPEQSYGIPLDEKLLPQILKEAGYSTAIIGKWHLGHADRKLWPKQRGFDYQYGALIGEIDYNTHKVHGVTDWYRNNRKLDEPGYVTTLLGKDAVRHIRQHDPAKPLFMYLAFTAPHTPFQAPKAYVDRFASIADPNRRTYAAMINAMDEQIGAVLAELSRKGMREDTLVIFHSDNGGVTSATFAGQIETKGQLPARNTPLRNGKGSLDEGGTRAVALANWPGRIKPGKVDQPMHVVDMLPTLAGRAGASLSGTKPLDGVDVWQTLSQGAPSPRTEIVYNVEMFRAALRQGDWKLNLRATLPTKVELYNIAKDPGETTNLAAENAPLVAALQKRIDDLSKEMKPSLFFQETFRSYLGRHAPGPVFPNDDAFFTQGD, via the coding sequence ATGATCTGTTCTCCGCTTCGCCTCGCCTGTCTGGCCCTGGCCCTGCTGGCGCCCATCGCCGCGCACGCGCAGACCGCCAGGAAGCCCCATATCCTCTACATCATCGCGGACGATCTCGGCTTTGCCGATGTCGGCTTCCGCAGCCCGGAGATCGCGACACCGACGATCGACCAGTTGGCCCGCGAGGGCGCCGAGCTGCAGCAGTTCTACGTCCAGCCGATGTGCACGCCGACGCGGGCGGCTCTCATGACCGGGCGCTACCCGATGCGCTACGGGCTGCAGAGCTTCGTCATCCTGCCCGAGCAGAGCTATGGCATTCCGCTCGACGAGAAGCTGCTGCCGCAGATCCTGAAGGAAGCGGGCTACAGCACCGCGATCATCGGCAAATGGCATCTCGGCCACGCCGACCGCAAGCTCTGGCCGAAGCAGCGCGGGTTCGACTACCAGTATGGCGCGCTGATCGGCGAGATCGACTACAACACCCACAAGGTGCACGGCGTCACCGACTGGTATCGCAACAACCGCAAGCTCGACGAGCCCGGCTATGTGACCACCCTGCTCGGGAAGGATGCGGTCCGCCATATCCGGCAGCATGATCCGGCCAAGCCGCTGTTCATGTATCTCGCCTTCACGGCGCCCCACACGCCCTTCCAGGCGCCCAAGGCGTATGTCGACCGGTTTGCGTCGATTGCCGATCCGAACCGCCGGACCTATGCGGCGATGATCAATGCCATGGACGAGCAGATCGGCGCCGTGCTGGCCGAACTCTCGCGCAAGGGCATGCGGGAGGACACGCTGGTGATCTTCCACAGCGACAATGGCGGCGTCACCTCGGCGACCTTCGCAGGTCAGATCGAGACGAAGGGCCAGCTGCCGGCCCGCAACACGCCGCTCCGCAACGGCAAGGGCTCGCTGGACGAAGGCGGCACGCGCGCGGTCGCGCTCGCGAACTGGCCCGGCCGGATCAAGCCCGGCAAGGTCGATCAGCCGATGCATGTCGTCGACATGCTGCCCACCCTGGCAGGACGCGCCGGTGCGTCGCTGTCGGGTACAAAGCCGCTCGACGGCGTCGATGTCTGGCAGACGCTCAGCCAGGGCGCGCCCTCGCCGCGGACGGAGATCGTCTACAATGTCGAGATGTTCAGGGCTGCCCTGCGTCAGGGCGACTGGAAGCTGAACCTGCGCGCGACCCTGCCGACGAAGGTCGAGCTCTACAACATCGCGAAAGACCCCGGCGAGACGACCAATCTGGCTGCGGAGAACGCGCCGCTGGTTGCAGCGCTGCAGAAGCGGATCGACGACCTCTCCAAGGAGATGAAGCCCTCCCTGTTCTTCCAGGAGACCTTCAGATCCTATCTCGGGCGGCATGCGCCCGGCCCCGTCTTCCCCAATGACGATGCCTTCTTCACCCAGGGCGACTGA
- a CDS encoding AraC family transcriptional regulator, translating into MSRAAARATLLHMLPGHLAAVGEAPERVLNRAGLSVEDVETGRIVPRAQIHHALALAARHLGVAELGLALGGSADAAKLGPIGHALAAGHSAEACLQAHIAAMPTLQSHVTLQFLKQGPDAVMIHGLIGDDETAWLLYEGAAAFHVFMLRHLLGADWVPDRVVFPHACKGRRTAYEDWFQAPVAFGSGSQVRIHMQRAALASPLRAAHFAGDIPGPSNAAAKVGTVRLGASETRTAVDRIIRSSLPDGPATLRQAAEILGQSARTVQRRLADDGTDYETLVDDCRRAKARVLLARPRASVTAVAMELGYSDAAHFNRAFRRWEGGSPQDFRRTLNGMPGRSEPSPG; encoded by the coding sequence ATGTCACGCGCGGCCGCCCGGGCGACCCTTCTGCACATGCTCCCGGGGCATCTCGCGGCCGTTGGGGAGGCCCCGGAACGGGTCCTGAACCGGGCCGGCCTCAGTGTCGAGGATGTCGAAACCGGGCGGATCGTGCCACGCGCCCAGATCCATCACGCCCTCGCACTGGCCGCACGGCATCTGGGTGTCGCCGAACTCGGGCTCGCGCTCGGTGGCAGCGCGGACGCAGCAAAGCTCGGCCCGATCGGGCATGCCCTGGCCGCCGGCCATTCCGCCGAGGCCTGCCTGCAGGCCCACATCGCCGCGATGCCGACCTTGCAGTCGCATGTCACGCTGCAGTTTCTCAAGCAGGGCCCGGACGCCGTCATGATCCACGGGCTGATCGGCGACGACGAGACGGCCTGGCTGCTCTACGAGGGCGCGGCTGCCTTCCATGTCTTCATGCTGCGCCATCTCCTCGGCGCCGACTGGGTGCCTGACAGAGTGGTCTTTCCCCATGCCTGCAAGGGCCGTCGCACGGCCTATGAGGACTGGTTCCAGGCTCCCGTCGCGTTCGGCAGCGGCTCGCAGGTCCGGATCCACATGCAGCGCGCGGCTCTCGCCAGCCCGCTCCGAGCGGCCCACTTCGCTGGCGACATCCCAGGTCCATCGAACGCTGCAGCCAAGGTCGGAACCGTCCGGCTCGGGGCGAGTGAGACCCGGACCGCCGTGGACCGCATCATCCGGTCCAGCCTGCCGGACGGGCCCGCGACACTCCGGCAGGCGGCCGAGATCCTCGGCCAGTCGGCACGCACGGTCCAGAGGCGCCTGGCCGATGACGGCACCGACTACGAAACCCTGGTCGACGACTGCCGGAGGGCGAAGGCGCGGGTGCTTCTCGCGCGGCCCCGTGCCAGCGTGACCGCCGTCGCCATGGAACTGGGCTACTCCGACGCGGCCCATTTCAACCGGGCCTTCCGGCGCTGGGAGGGCGGATCGCCTCAGGATTTTCGCCGGACGCTCAACGGGATGCCGGGCCGGAGCGAACCGTCGCCGGGCTGA